In one window of Pseudoalteromonas espejiana DSM 9414 DNA:
- the ccmA gene encoding cytochrome c biogenesis heme-transporting ATPase CcmA — protein MLHIKSVTCIKQERCLFADLNFSLNSGQIMQLAGPNGAGKTSLLRIIAGFSVPDEGAIFYNQQAIGKHYEEYARELLFIGHKTGVNVQLSAIENVRHWLHINGYTNEPDLYPILAKLGLVGLEDVPVRMLSAGQQRRVALVRLWLSDAKLWVLDEPFTALDKSGVAFLQQRFSEHLNSGGAILLTTHQDLTTQFENLQTVTLEYRH, from the coding sequence TTGTTACACATTAAGTCCGTCACCTGCATCAAGCAAGAACGTTGTTTGTTTGCGGATCTTAATTTTAGCCTAAATAGCGGTCAAATCATGCAATTAGCGGGTCCTAATGGGGCTGGTAAAACATCATTATTGCGTATTATCGCAGGTTTTAGTGTGCCTGATGAAGGCGCTATTTTTTATAATCAGCAAGCAATTGGTAAGCATTATGAAGAGTACGCGCGTGAGCTGTTATTTATCGGCCATAAAACAGGTGTCAATGTGCAGCTCAGTGCAATCGAAAACGTTCGTCACTGGCTTCACATTAATGGTTATACTAACGAGCCCGACCTATATCCCATTTTAGCCAAGCTTGGTTTAGTAGGCCTTGAAGATGTGCCGGTAAGAATGCTCTCTGCAGGGCAGCAGCGCCGAGTGGCGTTGGTTAGGCTTTGGTTAAGTGATGCAAAATTGTGGGTGCTTGATGAGCCCTTTACCGCGCTTGATAAAAGTGGGGTGGCCTTTTTACAGCAGCGCTTTAGTGAACACTTAAATAGCGGTGGTGCTATTTTACTTACTACCCACCAAGACCTAACAACCCAGTTTGAAAACCTGCAAACCGTGACCTTGGAGTACCGTCACTAA
- a CDS encoding flagellar hook-length control protein FliK, translating to MNNPTQITLTNSVVNNHTANTSSQELVQLPEHVLAAKNIQFSKGSITLDVFIDKHWQTLRLGTTNAPQNLDKIASANIQLSSDGKQLNIVPNNTSITLNQAPQFQRLLNFVSTGTEVHSKPLPVSVQVTPSPKLVILNLNASIAINKQTAELLSSEQPLQIVMNATNKGTQINIINRFADTVHTHTISQNKVANLLANLLPNAQLKATPNLAIITKPEQSGSFTTALNSKQLSELPNKAVAVTISSQADKLLIKTNLPTVQVSLNNSFSKPFSDLLSAQQQQSPSSATSDKTSLQLSAQSPIKSWLKTSYTDLKTRINDAVKYFENKPFASSVTQQTLQTKGETNKPEAAPLLNTLSGSNLAKINITEGLSAQPLVQNTQVLAKHFNQLAPLVQFTQQLKANVSLWQSPNSAGLTKNISNMQPSKASILSAPQLPTKPNSTNNAAIQLKIVSNLTSPMTAPNVSKSQQLQPTEAKLLTPLLNLPPSALKADPPLKHSPLLSGQITDIANKATQNTPDLTRLVNQAFNRMVSSNNIHPATIQRELLSTLQPLHTNNDSLQSSFTKGLEQLAVTILAAPIINNSTSPISFNNQTGVDALLNVLLPTFKVGNGGEKLVEQLQLAQIQELAGELIQVKNTLSQVQLTTPAQQNDSNPLAQFLFPMKLPPEAGQTEITLGQYKKPSHDKTQDKNVWFVRLNFDYAQLGQLQIMAELMDKALDCQLLASSQEVSAIAHPHLDNLRAKLAQHGLQVGELNLKRGDASHQSFYQSHAIINIKV from the coding sequence ATGAATAATCCAACGCAAATCACATTAACTAATTCTGTTGTTAACAACCACACTGCGAATACCTCTTCACAGGAGTTAGTACAATTACCTGAACATGTGCTTGCGGCAAAAAACATTCAGTTTTCAAAAGGCTCTATTACACTCGATGTATTTATTGATAAGCATTGGCAAACACTTCGCTTAGGCACCACTAATGCGCCACAAAATTTAGATAAAATAGCAAGTGCTAACATACAACTTAGCTCAGATGGCAAGCAATTAAATATAGTGCCAAACAACACCAGTATTACGCTTAATCAAGCACCGCAATTTCAACGTTTGCTAAACTTTGTGAGTACAGGAACTGAGGTACACAGCAAGCCTTTGCCTGTTAGTGTACAAGTCACCCCTTCGCCTAAGCTTGTTATACTCAATTTAAATGCCAGTATTGCAATTAACAAACAAACCGCAGAGCTTTTAAGCTCAGAGCAACCTTTGCAAATTGTAATGAATGCAACTAACAAAGGTACACAAATCAACATTATTAATCGCTTTGCCGATACAGTGCATACACATACCATCAGCCAAAATAAAGTGGCTAATTTATTGGCTAACTTACTACCTAACGCACAATTAAAAGCAACCCCAAACCTTGCCATTATTACTAAGCCCGAGCAATCTGGGTCTTTTACAACAGCGTTAAATTCAAAGCAACTGAGTGAGTTACCAAATAAAGCTGTTGCCGTTACTATTTCAAGCCAAGCAGATAAGCTGTTAATAAAAACAAATTTACCCACTGTCCAGGTTTCGCTTAACAACTCTTTTAGTAAGCCTTTTTCCGACTTATTATCAGCGCAACAGCAGCAAAGCCCATCAAGTGCTACAAGCGATAAAACAAGCCTTCAACTGAGCGCGCAAAGTCCTATTAAGTCGTGGCTTAAAACAAGCTATACCGATTTAAAAACCCGTATTAACGACGCTGTTAAATATTTCGAAAACAAACCTTTTGCAAGTTCAGTAACGCAGCAAACACTGCAAACTAAGGGAGAGACAAATAAACCTGAAGCCGCGCCACTTTTAAATACGTTAAGTGGGAGTAATTTAGCAAAAATAAATATAACTGAAGGTTTATCAGCTCAACCACTAGTACAAAACACACAAGTATTGGCTAAGCACTTCAATCAGCTAGCGCCACTGGTGCAGTTTACCCAACAACTAAAAGCAAACGTATCACTGTGGCAATCACCTAATAGCGCTGGTTTAACAAAAAACATTAGCAATATGCAGCCTAGCAAGGCCAGCATTTTAAGCGCTCCTCAATTGCCGACTAAGCCAAACAGTACGAACAATGCCGCGATACAATTAAAAATAGTAAGTAACCTCACCTCACCTATGACTGCACCTAATGTTTCTAAGAGTCAGCAGCTACAACCTACTGAAGCTAAGCTATTAACCCCATTATTGAATTTGCCACCTTCAGCCTTAAAAGCCGATCCCCCTTTAAAGCATAGCCCTTTGTTAAGTGGCCAAATTACCGATATAGCAAACAAAGCAACGCAAAACACACCTGATTTAACGCGTTTAGTAAACCAAGCTTTTAATAGAATGGTTTCGAGTAATAATATTCACCCCGCGACCATACAGCGCGAGCTTTTAAGTACATTACAGCCATTACATACAAATAACGACAGCCTACAAAGCAGCTTTACTAAAGGGCTTGAACAGCTCGCGGTTACGATATTAGCGGCTCCTATAATCAATAACAGTACCTCGCCTATTAGCTTTAATAACCAAACCGGAGTAGATGCGCTACTCAATGTACTTTTACCTACTTTTAAGGTTGGAAACGGTGGCGAAAAATTAGTAGAGCAACTTCAGCTTGCACAAATACAAGAGCTAGCGGGTGAGCTTATACAAGTGAAGAACACACTTAGCCAAGTACAACTAACTACCCCAGCTCAGCAAAATGACTCTAACCCTTTGGCGCAATTTTTATTTCCAATGAAATTACCGCCTGAAGCTGGGCAAACAGAAATCACCTTAGGACAATATAAAAAGCCAAGCCATGATAAAACTCAAGATAAAAATGTTTGGTTTGTAAGGCTTAATTTTGACTACGCACAACTAGGCCAATTACAAATAATGGCAGAACTGATGGACAAGGCCCTTGATTGTCAGTTACTTGCCTCGAGCCAAGAAGTTAGTGCTATTGCCCACCCTCATTTAGATAACCTAAGAGCTAAATTGGCTCAACATGGGCTTCAAGTCGGGGAGCTTAATTTAAAGCGAGGCGATGCAAGTCATCAGTCTTTTTATCAATCTCATGCCATTATAAATATTAAGGTTTAA
- a CDS encoding EscU/YscU/HrcU family type III secretion system export apparatus switch protein → MSDTANKAANNKSAIGLLYEAGNTPSVSVKGFGELADEIIAAAKKKGIMIHEDEALAKTLSHLELGEEIPKELYYVIAELIAFSYVLRGQFPPGWQDFQGKLNIKA, encoded by the coding sequence ATGAGTGACACCGCAAATAAAGCCGCTAACAACAAATCAGCAATTGGGCTTTTGTACGAGGCAGGTAACACCCCTTCGGTAAGTGTTAAGGGATTTGGCGAACTCGCTGATGAAATAATTGCTGCGGCAAAGAAAAAAGGCATTATGATCCACGAAGATGAAGCTCTGGCTAAAACACTATCGCATTTAGAGTTAGGTGAAGAAATACCTAAAGAGCTCTATTACGTTATTGCCGAATTAATTGCTTTTTCGTATGTACTGCGCGGGCAATTTCCGCCTGGTTGGCAAGACTTTCAAGGTAAATTAAACATCAAAGCTTAA
- a CDS encoding DUF2802 domain-containing protein, giving the protein MLLLSIAIAALAIALISLALIVALKNNQAAELNAMSQQLKDTSEQTHILRSEVSELRTGLLSIGKRVLEVEQQNQDLIQQQAAQKYDDPDAKIYSRAVKMVELGADLDEVIRECELPRAEAELLFSLHKQKDA; this is encoded by the coding sequence ATGTTGTTACTAAGTATAGCGATAGCGGCGCTTGCGATAGCTTTAATTTCGTTGGCGCTAATAGTTGCACTAAAAAATAACCAAGCGGCTGAACTAAATGCAATGTCGCAGCAGTTAAAAGATACCTCAGAGCAAACTCACATTCTGCGCAGTGAAGTGTCGGAGCTCAGAACAGGGTTATTAAGTATAGGTAAACGTGTACTTGAAGTTGAGCAGCAAAACCAAGATTTAATACAGCAGCAAGCCGCGCAAAAGTATGATGATCCAGACGCAAAAATATATTCTCGTGCTGTTAAAATGGTAGAGCTTGGCGCCGATTTAGATGAAGTAATACGTGAATGCGAATTGCCCAGGGCCGAAGCTGAATTACTCTTCTCGTTACACAAACAAAAAGACGCATAG
- a CDS encoding chemotaxis protein CheW: MSEDRLLSANKNADNDEILQWVTFKLEEETYGVNVMQVQEILRYTEIAPVPGAPSYVIGIINLRGNVVTVIDTRARFGLAAADATDNSRILIIEAEEQVIGILADSVSEVVYLRSSEIDSAPNVGTEESAKFIQGVCNRDNELLILVDLNKLLSDDEWDELSDI, from the coding sequence ATGAGTGAAGACAGACTACTATCAGCAAATAAAAATGCAGATAATGACGAAATTTTACAGTGGGTAACGTTTAAGCTTGAGGAAGAAACCTACGGTGTAAACGTAATGCAAGTGCAAGAGATTTTGCGCTATACCGAAATAGCCCCAGTACCTGGCGCACCATCTTATGTAATTGGTATCATTAACTTACGTGGTAATGTAGTAACGGTTATTGATACTCGTGCACGTTTTGGTTTAGCTGCGGCTGATGCTACTGATAATTCACGAATTTTAATTATTGAAGCTGAAGAGCAAGTTATTGGTATTTTGGCTGATAGTGTTTCTGAGGTTGTGTACCTTCGTAGTTCAGAAATAGACAGTGCACCAAATGTGGGTACAGAAGAAAGCGCTAAGTTCATCCAAGGCGTATGTAATCGCGATAACGAACTACTTATTTTGGTTGATTTAAATAAATTGCTTAGCGATGATGAATGGGATGAGTTAAGCGATATTTAA
- a CDS encoding chemotaxis protein CheW, which translates to MSKQLFANEKVMTQYLGALLCEDEPEENLEPVAKLLEQVPSALQNEDVLLKPKEQLKATEQLYTKQVEEPVEAEPASPAPEEIAPIATPSALQNQHTTEEAPLLQSQEDYFEGEFQALFFEVAGLTLAVPLKALGGIHQLGEVNHLFGKPKWFKGVMLNRDEKLNVVDTARWVMPEKYDEKLEESLNYQYLITLGDSNWGLLAEKLINNITLSKEDVKWRTNNGKRPWLAGVIKEKMCALIDVDNLNALLEKGLDSRQ; encoded by the coding sequence ATGAGTAAGCAATTATTTGCTAATGAAAAAGTAATGACTCAATACTTAGGTGCGCTGTTATGCGAAGACGAGCCTGAGGAAAACCTTGAGCCAGTAGCAAAATTACTCGAGCAAGTGCCTAGTGCCTTGCAAAATGAAGACGTACTTTTAAAACCTAAAGAGCAGTTAAAAGCCACTGAGCAACTTTATACTAAACAAGTAGAAGAGCCAGTAGAGGCTGAACCTGCATCGCCAGCTCCTGAAGAGATTGCACCAATAGCAACGCCATCGGCTCTACAAAACCAACATACCACTGAAGAGGCACCGTTATTACAAAGTCAAGAAGACTATTTTGAAGGGGAATTTCAGGCGTTATTTTTTGAAGTTGCAGGTCTCACATTAGCAGTGCCATTAAAAGCACTGGGTGGAATTCATCAACTAGGTGAGGTAAATCATCTATTTGGTAAGCCAAAGTGGTTTAAAGGCGTTATGCTAAATAGAGATGAGAAGCTCAATGTAGTAGATACCGCGCGTTGGGTAATGCCAGAGAAATATGATGAAAAACTTGAAGAGTCTCTTAACTATCAATATTTGATTACTTTAGGCGATAGTAACTGGGGTTTATTGGCAGAAAAGTTAATAAATAACATTACATTGAGTAAAGAAGATGTAAAATGGCGAACAAACAACGGCAAACGCCCTTGGCTTGCTGGTGTCATTAAAGAAAAAATGTGTGCTTTAATAGATGTAGATAATTTAAATGCACTATTAGAAAAAGGCTTAGATAGCCGTCAGTAG
- a CDS encoding ParA family protein produces the protein MKIWTVANQKGGVGKTTTAVSLAGILALQGKRVLLIDTDPHASLTYYFGIDSEDLEVSVYDIFARGTSMQSEEILQALCPSTMENLDILPATMAIATLDRSMGNKTGMGLILKKTLAKISEHYDYALLDCPPVLGVLMVNALAASERILVPVQTEFLALKGLDRMMRTMELMQSSQAKQYEYTIIPTMYDKRTKASLEAYKTLQNTYKDKVWPGVIPVDTKFRDASLAQKVPIEFCPRSRGVYAYKALLDYLIEQG, from the coding sequence GTGAAGATTTGGACTGTAGCAAATCAAAAAGGTGGAGTTGGTAAAACAACAACCGCTGTTAGCCTGGCGGGGATTTTAGCGCTGCAGGGTAAGCGTGTGCTGCTTATTGATACTGATCCCCATGCTTCACTAACATACTATTTTGGTATCGACTCTGAAGATTTAGAAGTGAGTGTTTACGATATTTTTGCCCGCGGTACATCAATGCAAAGTGAAGAAATACTCCAAGCGCTTTGCCCATCAACGATGGAAAACCTCGATATACTCCCTGCAACAATGGCTATTGCTACGCTTGATAGGAGTATGGGGAATAAAACGGGAATGGGTTTAATTCTTAAAAAAACACTTGCAAAAATCAGTGAACATTACGATTATGCGCTGCTTGATTGCCCGCCCGTTTTAGGTGTTTTAATGGTAAACGCCCTAGCCGCCAGTGAACGAATTTTAGTGCCAGTACAAACTGAGTTTTTGGCACTGAAAGGGCTTGATAGAATGATGCGCACGATGGAATTAATGCAGAGCTCTCAAGCGAAACAGTATGAATATACTATAATTCCAACTATGTATGACAAGCGAACTAAAGCATCGCTAGAAGCATATAAAACATTGCAAAATACATATAAAGACAAGGTGTGGCCGGGCGTGATACCCGTGGATACCAAATTTAGAGATGCAAGCTTAGCACAAAAAGTGCCTATTGAATTTTGCCCACGTTCGCGTGGTGTATACGCGTATAAAGCGTTATTAGATTATTTAATTGAACAAGGTTAA
- a CDS encoding flagellar motor protein MotB gives MLRRRLRQSSEKSQHTERWLVSYADYMTIMFAFFVVMYAIAINKEESFQILSDSLEHVFDKSARQHSQQGEGVTGEGLLTDRVTPEQELLYGESIQKQESGPELLDGQSDTSNIKQKHLGKPLDSLLTKLQSALIDEIRDGEASLELNQDWLIIELSSGMLFSSGSSVAHSRAKQVVKIVNDIIAPVDNYVRVRGYTDNETIRNEIFRSNWELSVARATSILVELEALGINPARMAIEGYGQYSPFADNDTQQGRAENRKVVIALSKYGLPEQDPESESEPKQEQQALEPEIELPSDDDTIKIIRLPHGGIRITTRNEQ, from the coding sequence ATGTTACGCCGGCGACTACGTCAATCTTCTGAAAAAAGCCAACATACGGAACGTTGGTTAGTGTCTTATGCGGATTACATGACCATCATGTTTGCATTTTTTGTCGTGATGTATGCAATCGCGATCAATAAAGAAGAAAGCTTTCAAATTCTTTCAGACTCCTTAGAGCACGTCTTTGATAAATCAGCAAGGCAGCATTCGCAACAAGGCGAAGGCGTAACTGGTGAAGGGCTACTTACCGATAGAGTTACCCCTGAGCAGGAGCTTTTATATGGTGAAAGTATTCAAAAGCAAGAGTCTGGCCCTGAGTTACTTGATGGCCAAAGTGATACGAGCAACATAAAACAAAAGCACTTGGGTAAGCCACTTGATAGTTTATTAACTAAACTGCAATCGGCGCTTATTGATGAAATACGTGATGGCGAAGCAAGTTTAGAACTTAATCAGGATTGGCTTATTATAGAGCTTAGCTCTGGGATGCTGTTCTCTAGTGGTAGCTCTGTAGCGCATTCAAGGGCAAAGCAAGTAGTTAAGATTGTTAACGATATTATTGCACCCGTAGATAACTATGTAAGGGTCAGAGGCTATACTGATAACGAAACAATCCGCAATGAGATATTTCGCTCAAATTGGGAACTTTCGGTTGCTAGGGCCACCTCAATTTTAGTAGAGCTAGAAGCTTTAGGTATTAACCCTGCGAGAATGGCAATTGAAGGCTATGGTCAATACTCTCCGTTTGCTGATAACGACACGCAGCAAGGCCGCGCTGAAAATCGAAAAGTAGTGATTGCTCTTTCGAAATATGGCTTGCCAGAACAAGACCCTGAAAGCGAGAGCGAACCTAAACAGGAGCAGCAAGCTTTAGAGCCTGAGATCGAGCTTCCCTCAGACGACGATACAATTAAAATAATTCGGTTGCCCCATGGTGGGATCAGAATAACCACTCGCAATGAACAGTAA
- a CDS encoding flagellar motor protein: protein MDKLSVLGLIIALGAIAIGYSLEGGVVSALFNGPALIIVLGGTLGAVMLQTATSTFKKTLSMSHWVFFTPNYDIEKAIEQIKSWSHKARQEGYLALENEALSHPDPYAAKGLSLLVDGCSEQKLRDTLEIDLMLERDRLLESSKVYEAMGGYSPTIGILGAVLGLIQAMSFITDPQKLGAGVATAFIATIYGVGLANLLFLPMANKLRQRVEQKMLYHEMMAEGVIAISLGESPLNIELKLEAYRTERPNVVVE, encoded by the coding sequence GTGGATAAGCTCTCTGTTTTAGGGTTAATAATCGCTTTAGGTGCCATCGCGATTGGTTACTCTTTAGAGGGCGGGGTAGTATCAGCTTTATTTAATGGCCCAGCGCTTATAATTGTATTAGGTGGCACCTTAGGTGCTGTAATGCTGCAAACAGCAACCAGTACGTTTAAAAAAACGTTGAGCATGAGCCATTGGGTATTTTTTACGCCTAATTATGATATTGAAAAAGCAATAGAACAAATCAAAAGCTGGTCTCATAAGGCTCGCCAAGAAGGGTATTTAGCTCTTGAAAATGAGGCGCTTAGTCATCCAGATCCATATGCAGCCAAAGGCTTAAGTTTATTAGTTGATGGCTGCTCAGAACAAAAATTACGCGACACCCTTGAAATTGATTTAATGCTAGAGCGAGACCGCTTACTTGAATCAAGTAAAGTGTATGAAGCGATGGGCGGATATAGTCCCACAATCGGTATTTTAGGTGCTGTACTAGGCCTTATTCAAGCCATGTCTTTTATTACCGATCCGCAAAAGCTGGGTGCAGGGGTTGCTACAGCATTTATCGCCACAATTTATGGTGTAGGCTTGGCAAATTTACTCTTTTTACCTATGGCCAATAAATTAAGGCAGCGTGTGGAGCAAAAAATGCTTTATCACGAAATGATGGCTGAAGGTGTTATTGCGATAAGCCTAGGTGAAAGCCCATTGAACATAGAATTAAAACTTGAAGCTTACCGCACAGAGCGTCCTAATGTAGTGGTTGAATAA
- a CDS encoding protein-glutamate methylesterase/protein-glutamine glutaminase gives MAVKVLVVDDSSFFRRRVSEILEHDSGIEVIGFAVNGREAVEKTAQLRPDMITMDVEMPVLDGISAVKEIMASNPTPILMFSSLTRDGATATLDALDAGAMDFLPKKFEDIARNNEDAIKLLQAKVKEIGRRRAPRPIKPLAPSRVTSPVSNKVPPASTSVRQPDRSFQRTASEQPSSAQTLPTRASGKKYQLVAIGTSTGGPVALQTILTQLPANFPHPILLIQHMPAAFTPAFAARLNGLCKIRVKEAQQGDRLEAGTAYLAPGGQQMMVEGRGGNKTLRVFEDNSERISYKPSVDVTFASVAKSYLGDVLAIVLTGMGADGRDGARMLKQTGATIWAQDEKSCVVYGMPQAIANAGLASEHLALNDVASRIKRETNCG, from the coding sequence ATGGCCGTAAAAGTTTTAGTTGTTGACGATTCCAGTTTCTTTCGCCGCAGAGTAAGCGAAATCCTAGAACATGACAGCGGTATTGAAGTAATTGGTTTTGCCGTTAATGGCAGAGAGGCTGTGGAAAAAACGGCTCAACTACGCCCTGATATGATCACCATGGACGTGGAAATGCCAGTGCTTGATGGAATTAGTGCTGTTAAAGAAATTATGGCGAGTAATCCGACGCCCATTTTAATGTTTTCTTCGCTTACACGTGATGGTGCTACAGCAACTTTAGATGCACTAGATGCAGGTGCGATGGACTTTTTACCTAAAAAGTTTGAAGACATAGCACGCAATAACGAAGATGCAATTAAGCTATTGCAAGCTAAAGTAAAAGAAATTGGTCGCAGACGTGCTCCTCGCCCTATAAAGCCATTAGCTCCAAGCCGAGTTACTTCACCCGTTAGCAATAAAGTGCCGCCTGCAAGTACATCGGTTAGGCAACCCGATAGAAGCTTTCAACGTACAGCTTCTGAGCAACCAAGCTCAGCGCAGACTTTACCAACGCGTGCCAGCGGGAAAAAATATCAATTGGTGGCAATTGGCACATCAACGGGTGGGCCAGTTGCACTACAAACTATTCTTACGCAATTACCAGCAAATTTCCCACACCCTATTTTACTTATTCAGCATATGCCTGCCGCATTTACTCCTGCTTTTGCAGCGCGATTAAATGGCCTGTGTAAAATTCGCGTTAAAGAAGCTCAACAAGGTGACCGCTTAGAAGCTGGAACTGCCTATTTAGCGCCAGGTGGACAGCAGATGATGGTTGAGGGACGTGGTGGTAATAAAACACTACGTGTATTTGAAGATAATAGTGAGCGTATTAGTTATAAACCGAGCGTTGACGTAACTTTTGCAAGTGTAGCCAAGAGCTATCTGGGTGATGTATTAGCTATTGTTCTCACGGGTATGGGAGCTGATGGACGTGATGGTGCTCGTATGCTCAAGCAAACAGGCGCAACAATATGGGCGCAAGATGAAAAAAGCTGTGTTGTTTATGGTATGCCACAAGCTATAGCAAATGCAGGGCTTGCTTCAGAGCATTTAGCGTTAAACGACGTTGCCTCAAGAATAAAAAGAGAAACAAATTGTGGATAA